aaaaagttgcatgctccaactgagccagccaggtacccctcctattattttttacttaaaaaaaaaaaaaaaaatcaagtattctCTACATCTAATGTGGGGTTCAAATTCAACactgagattgagagtcacaagctcttctaagccagcctggtgccccagtttgacaatatttttaaaaaaatatttatttatgtattcatgagagacacagagaggcagagagagaagcaggctccatgcagggagcctgatgtgggacttgatcccacaagcccaggatcacgccctgagccaaaggcaggggctaaactgctgcgccaccctgggatcccctatATTACACTGTTTAAATCATTGTGTGGTTTTTATCTTCTGATAGGAGCCAGCCATGTTCCGCTGTGTTCAAAGTAGCAGTGAGACAGACAAGATATTTGcttttgagtttatatttcagtggtttttaattAAGACCTAACTTACAAAATAGACTGAGCCATACAAAATTTTGAggcaaaatgttctttttttttttcttttaggcaaAATGTTCTAAGCACAATGGGACAAATGTAACAAAGCTATTGATAATGAACTTGAGTTGAGAACTATAATGGCCAGTGGGGCTAGACTTCCGTGAGCAGAATAGTAAGAGATGAAGTTGGGGAAGCAAACCTTTTAGGTAGAGTAACCGTAAGATATGTTTAAAGtgattttgagggatccctgggtggcgcagcggtttggcgcctgcttttggcccagggcgcgatcctggagacccgggatcgaatcccacgtcgggctcccggtgcatggagcctgcttctccctctgcctgtgtctctacctgtctctttctttctctgtgtgactatcacaaattaaaaaaataaaataaataaataaataaataaaataaaacattaaaaaaaaataaagtgattttgaTAATGAATGAGAAGCAGTATACCCTAAGTTACACTAGGGTAACAGGAGTGAGCTGGGATGTACGGTCACAGAATCTACAGGGCAGAGTAAAGGAGTTTGGATGATATTTTAAGTGTGACAAGATGTAATGGGAAGGCTTTAAGGGCAGTGACAGGATCTATTTTGATTACTCTGGTTATTCAAGAAtgcagtattatttttaaatactttatttacttatgagacaGAGAatagcagagacataagcaaagggagaagcaggttccctgcagggagcctttatgtgggactcaatcccaagaccctgggatcacaacctgagccgaaggcagacactcaaccactgagccacccaggtgcacctggagaatgaattaaaagatggaaaaagggaggggcacctgggtggctcagttaatcctcctccttctgctcaggtcgtgatctctgggtcctgggatccatacctgtgtctccacctccctgctcactggggagtctggttctccctctcccactctttctccaatcaataaataaaagatggaaaaagggaGTTAAGATCCCCACAATTATGGGGGTTATGGTGCAGTCCCCAAGTTCTTTTAGGACATTCAGGGTTTCATTCTCATTCACTAAAGAGAAGCGTGAGGGACTGTTTGCCAATAAGGCAGTCTTTATGGAGCTCATGCCTGAgctacacagaaataaaaagccatTCAAATAGCTTAAGTGAAAGGAAATGTAGAGAATGtcagaaatacataaatgaaGGGGTGAAGGTGTTAATGAGTGAAGTGGGTGTGTTAAAGGCATTAATGGATGAAGTGAAATGGGTGTTTTCTTGTATAAGTGGGAACTAAGGAATGATAAACTAAAAAGATAGCAGGGACCTTGCCTTTGGGAGGTGGTGTGATGGGggcttaagttttttttttttttgctactgaaGGATCTTAAGTAGGTATATAAATGTAACATGGTGGGGGGCACCTGTCCAGCtcagtgtgcaactcttgatcttggggttgtaggttcaagccccacattaggtgcggagattactaaaaaataatcttaaatggatgaatacatgtaATATGGATATCCTGACATCAGAATAGGATGAATTTCAGAGAGCAAAGACTAGtagggaaaagaagtaaaaaagagcagaagagagaaaagtattCTAACTGGggaaacaaaacaatttattaaGTGCAAAGCAATGCAGTAAGGCTGTTCATTTCATCTGTGTCATAAACAAGTACCGTTTTCATTTGTATTAGATTCTAAAAAGAAACTTACTTAAGGTAACAGGTATTGGGTGGCCAaaccaggatttatttatttatttatttatttatttatttatttatttttatttatttatgatagtcacagagagagagagagagaggcagagacataggcagagggagaagcaggctccatgcaccgggagcccgatgtgggattcgatcccgggtctccaggatcgcgccctgggtcaaagacaagcgccaaaccgctgcgccacccagggatccccaaaccagGATTTAAAGTGGATTTTCTTGTTATAGGAAggatcaaaaaaacaaaaacccaaaacatgggcagccctggtggcgcagcggtttagcaccgcctgcagcctagggtgtgatcctggagaccctggatcgagtcccaagtcaggctctctgcatggtgcctgcttctccctctgcctgtgtctctgcctctctctctctctctgtgtctctatgaataaataaataatcttaaaaaaaaaaaaaaaccaaaccaaaataaacccaaaaagcCAAGCCCATGATTGTCACATGTacattcagaatttttatttcaaaacaaagaacCACAGTAACATTAATAATAGAAAATCCATTTGGAAATATTCACAATCTGGTCACTGAGAAATGGGAAAACTTCCACGCTGCATTACTGCCAACCCACTGTTTTTGAGAAGCCAGAAGTAGAGGTGCAGTTACAGGAAGTCATCTGTTTAACCAAGCCCCATTACATATAAgctctgtgagattttttttccaaaggctcAATGATCAGAGGAAACAGTGAGAACTCGTGACTGAAATACTGTCATTGGCAAGGGTTTGGCTAAAGGGTCTTAAGTATATAAGCACCAAGGAGAGAAAGGGTAATCAAAAAACCTATGTAAGAAGGAAGACCGAGTAAAGTGTCATGAGGCCCAAtctccatttataaaaatactgGGAAACTAGATGATTTGTGGAGGTGTCCATGACCTGGGGCAAGCATCCATCCTTCCAACTCATCTGACTCTTAAAATGCTCCATAGTTAGAAgtcttcagtttgtttcttatccCCTTAAAAGAATGTCAAGATTTAAGGAGTTCTCTCCCAACTCTCCAACAAGGAAAGGTAGCTAGGGGAGACTGAACTCTAAAGTTTGGAAGAAAACCATAGATGCAAATTCCACCCAGCAGAGGCAGTGTTATTTATATACATAGAGATGAGTTTTAACATATTCTATTCAAAAGTGGGCTATAGAGCATAGGGGACACAAGTTACCAATAAATAACTTCCACCCAGAGCAAAGTGACAGTGCGTATACATTCATACTCTCAAGTGTGGGCTACACTGCACATTTACTCATACCATCCCAAATGTATGGGCCCCTAAGGGCACTTGTACGTAATACTATGGAAATATGGTAACAGAAGAACAAGCATGCCATGACCCTAAAGGAACAACATACTTCCATTAGATAATAGTCGTTCAGGAAAAATCCTCTCCCAGAGCTGAGGTTACAAATTCCAAGTTAGTTATGAACATTCTCCTCTGAATTCTTTTAAAGCtatggcttaaaacaaaacaacaatcaATAACTAAAATCTCCTAAataacaaaatggagaaaatactgAACCTCTATCAAGAACCATTATTTGGGTTGCTCATTTAGAAGGTTCTCCTACTAGGCGGGtgttaggaatatttttaaaacaaagaaaacaaaccccCACAAAAAAAGGAGTCCACTACAAGGGTAGGAAGTCATTTGGTCCAGTGCAAGGAGAAAGGATTTCTAGAAatatccttctcttccttctctggacTCCAACCAAAATTAGAACCCATCAACCACTGTGAACTATAATGCCCATCTTAATAATAACCCTAGATTTCAAGTAATACTACATgtaattttaaacaaagaaaaaaattccaaaggtaAGCAGTAGCTTAATACAGGCACATGACTTTTCTGAGAAATTAAACTTGAGAGTTTCCACCTGAAAGGTTAAGAGGCAACGTGCAAACTTCACACACCGTCTGAGAACACATTCTGTTTCTCCCTGAATCTCCCCTCCTTATTGCACCTTGACCTCTCCCGTATCAAATCTTCTACCCTATAAACCTCTCTTTAAGCACCTCCCTCTAACTTTaacctcaatttccttatgtTTGCATTATTTGGTAAAATtactttacacttaaaaaaataaatatttatgcaataaaaccagaagataaaataaataaaactcaagttAATTTGCTCTGCAGAGCTGTATGGAAGCTAGGAGGGTGCTTCTATTTAatccctctctgccctccacacTTATGTAGATATACTTCCTGGGAGGTCTGGTATGCGTGTGTgtcgggggaggggggctgcacCTCACTCTTATTCCCCTATTGGCCCTGGTGAGGACCTACCAGAACCCCAGGTAGGAAGAGCTGGCAATGTTGTCATATTGCCATATGACAATATTGGAGTGGCCAGTTCCTCCTGAAATGAAGGTAGGTTCACTTGGTCTCTTCTAAACAGAAGAGAATGTCCAAGAAATGAAACGTTTCAAAAGCCATTGAAGATACAACTAACTCCAGCATTGGGTTCTTCTGAGTGCTCATGGAGTGtgtggggaagagaaaggaatcaagTAGCAGCATTCAGAAACAGTCCTGGGTTACAACCTGATTGATTTCTCCCTCATCCGGGAGAGGTGGTTTTTCCATgttgggagggaggcaggaaggaggcatGGCTTAGACAGTGGCGGTCTCCTTCACCGGCTGCATGCTGTTCATCTCCACAATGGGGCCCTTCTCCGCTCTGTTGGCATCCTGCGCTTGCCCTTCGAAGGCTCGGGTGATTTCCTCAAAAGTCCTGCCACGGGTCTCAGGGACTTTGAAGAAGGTGAAGACCAAGAAGATGATGAGGAAGCCAGtgaaaatgataaatacataGGCTCCTAAGTAGAACTAgtgaaaagatacagaaaaaggagTATCAGTGTAAGATCTGGTCATTGCCCAactcctctccttcccatctcAATGAGCCTTTAAGGTCATGAAGTCATGTTAATGACTAGCTAATCCAAATTGTGGATTTTAAGTGCTGGTTTGGAATCCTTTGAGACTTATCATGATCATTGTATCTAGGCAGAACTATGCCTTTGTAATCACCTCAGACTAGTGGTCTTTCAAAAGTTCCcagttttgggacgcctgggctgctcagtggtttagtgcccaccttcgtcccagggcgtgatcctagagttgggggatcgagtcccacattgggctccctgcatggagcctgcttctccctctgcctatgtctctgtctctctctctctgtgtctttcatgaataaataaataaaatcctctaaaaaattaaataaataaatgtttccagttttgggGTACTTGGCTCCCTCTGTCAgcagaacatgcaactcttgatttctagctcttgagtttgagccccgtgttATAGGtagagtttcctttaaaaaaataaaagttcccagTTTTGCCTTCCTGCTTCAATCTTTTTTTACAACCATTCCTTTTTCTATAGGTCAttgagaacaagaaagaaaatctggttTAAAACATTTGATAtctgggatgcctgcgtggcttagtcagttgagcatctatctgactcttggtttcagctcaggtcctgatctcagggtcgtgaaatggAGCCCCATGACAGGCTGTGTTCAGTGCAgtgtctgcttgaaattctctctccctctttctctgctcaccccctacccccacctccacGTTTgatctcatgctctctctaaaataaataaaatcttaaagaaaacacCAAACACGAAACACTTGACACCTAGACCTGTGGTGTCAGTAACCAGATTTTAAACCTGTTGGCTTAGGTGAGCTGGTTTCAAAATGGTCttggttaattttgttttaatttacttaCTGCAGCAGAAGGAAAGAGCAGCCCAACCAGAAAATTGGAGGTCCAGTTGGAACAACCAGCCACTGCCATTGCAGCTGGGCGGGGTCCCTGGCTGAAGAGTTCGGCCACAATAAACCAGGGGATGGGGCCTGGGCCAATTTCAAAGAAGGCTACGAAGACCAAGATAGCCCCGATACAAACAAAGCTCATCCAATTATAGTTATCCTAAacgaggaaggaaaaaaggaaagtgagTAGTAAAGACAGCTCGGCCTGGAGAGGATCTAGCCTCCCAGAGGAGAAGACTTGACAATGAAAAGCTCCCTTCTGTCCTGGGTTACAATGGAATTAATTGGACTTAAGAGTCAAAAGCCCTGGATTTTTGAATCCTAGCCTTGTGTTCCATCTGTGTCAATTGGCACAAAAATCATTTCATCactcataaaatgggaataattaccTTGAGATGACTTGAAGAATTAAATTACATAAGGTATTTTGCAAACTATATGTCATTTAGATATAAGAATTCCGGCAGTTTAATTACCCATCTCTGATGATTCACTTTTCTTAAGACTCTGGGCATGTGACTTTATGGATCTCTACCCTCATCTTCCCACCTGTGTCACAGAATCACCTGTaatccctccctttccttcactCAAAGAGCACTCACCTTTAATAACAACGAGATGGTCATAAGGATGGAACAAACAGCCATCCCTCCAAGGCCAATCATATGTAGAGTTCTCCTCCCTGCCTTTTCCACCAGAAACAGCTAAAGGAAGAAGAATAGAACATAAAATCTCAGCTTTCCCTTTCATGAAAACACTGTTTGATCTACCTGAATCTGCCTTACCAGTAGCAGGATACTTATTAAAATCACACTTCCCCTTTTAGTTCCGAGTTAAAAGCATCCTACAGGATCCTTTTTATACCTCCCTCTTTCTCATCCCTTTTATATTTGCTTAGAGTGAAGACTCCTTATACCCATCATTCACTAGCTCTTCTTCTCCCCAAAATGAAACAACACAAAGGTTTAAATGATAGTAGGGAAATGGCAGGACTTGAAACCCATCCTTGAACATGGCACAGTTAGAatggccctccccccaccccaaacgaTCACACCATCCAACTTACAGAGACAACAGTGAAGATAGTATTGACCACCCCTGCACCAATGGTGGCATAGATTGGCTCCTCAACACCTGCATCTTTGAAGATTCCTGTTGAGTAATAGAACACCTAATAGGAAACAAAAGACAACTTTGAAACCGCAGTTGTGCATAACAGTTAAAAGAGAACccttagaaaaataaacttgggATGCCAGGGTGACTCAggagttgggcatctgcctttggcccagggtgtgatccgaggagtgccgggatcaagtcccacatcaagcttcctgcagggagcctgcttctccctctgcctgtgtctctgcctttctctctctctctgtctctcatgaataaataaataaaatcttaaaaaaaaaagagagagaaaaaaaaagaaaaataaaagggtcAGGAGGTTAAGGAGTCCTTTCCGGGTTTTTTTGGTTCAATTACAGTATCTTTTCTGCAAATAAATTATCTTCTGTatctttgtttttagttcttttcaattctagctgctcatttccattttttcttctatgCTCATTCCTTCTGCTCATGAAGTCTCTTCCTTACACCTCTATTTTATTAACTTAGATATAAAGGTTTTAGTCccattaattttttcaattaagcttttttttggttcattttaaagttttgggtttgtttttagtaatctctaccccacattgtggggctcaaactcataccctgagatcaagagttatgtGCTCTTCCAACAAAGCCAACCAGCAGCAAGTTCCTCAATTACACTTCCTCAATGGACAATTCCCCTAACCCCTAAAACAGTGATAAGCCCACACCAATATGTTAATTTGACAgtgaagaaattgagaaataatCTCAGCCTGCTCATGTAATTAGAAACAGAACTTGGGCTGGAATCCCTAGCTCTAGGTCCCTTCCAAGTGTTTTAGCAAATGATACCAGCTATCCTTTTAACATATACTATTAAATAAACTACTCtttagtatatattatttttaatttttaattatttactgatCAGTGTGCTGAAATGTAAAGTTGCTATAGCTACCATAGTTAAACAGATGTCAAAATATTGGACTCAAACCTCAAAGTAACAAGGGAACAGGATCTAGATCATCTAGGTTCAGTCCCTAAGGTTTGGGGCCAGGAATTTATTATTTCatcctgtgtttttgcctctatAGCTGTATTTGTCAGACTTTTTATGTGTCTACGCTGGGATTTACCTTCTCAGTAAACAACTCTTCAAATACATATAACCTCGGATACAAactatgtatatttgtattttctaaaataagactctggacgtctgagtggctcagtggttgagtctcccttcggctcagggcataatcctgaagttctgggattgagtcccacatttgtGATGTCCTATATACTGAAAAAAGTTTGAAAGgacaaatgtttatagaagttCTGAgactatgggatccctgggtggcacgggatccctgggtggcgcagcggtttggcgcctgcctttggcccagggcgcgatcctggagacccgggatcgaatcccacgtcaggctcccggtgcatggagcctgcttctccctctgcctgtatctctgcctctctctctctctctgtgactatcataaataaataaaaattaaaaaaaaaaaaaaaaaagaagttctgagACTAAAGGTGATGAATTTTtcgtttattatttattttcttaattttttccacaTGGAAAACACATACTGCAGATagaatcttaaataaaaacaggggcacctggctgactcttgatcttggggttgtgagtttgagccccacggtgggtgcagagatgacttaaataaacttaaaaaatggtaaataaataaaaacaggggtatttggatggtgcagttggttaagtgtcctactcttggttttggctcaggtggtaatctcagggttgtgagattgagccccatgtcgcaCTCTGCACTTAGTGCAGGGTCTGCTCAAGGTTcgttatccctctgcccctctctctaaaataaataaatctttttcttttttatgattttatttattagagagagagaacatgagcagggtgaaaggcaggcagagggagatggagaagcaggctccctgctcagcagggcacccgatttggggcttgatcccaggaccctgagatcatgacctgagctgaaggcagatcattaactgactgagccacccaggtgcccctaaaataaatcttatttaaaaaacaaaacaaaacaaaacaaaactaaaactaagTTAAAATTGGGTAATCAACATTTTTGGAGTGGCTGCTGTGTGGTAAGCATCACTGGGGGACTCTGACTCTGTAGATGGAACAAAGTGAGCAACTGCCTGTGCTCAGCCCCTCTAGTGAGTTAAGTGCAGTGGGCAACCCCCACTGGCCACAGAGTAGCTACTCACAGCATTGATTCCAGAGAGCTGCTGGGAGAGCTGGAGCATGATGGAAATGATAATGGGTTGCCGGTAGCTGCGCGATCTGAAGAGCTCCAGCACAGTAACTTGCTTTTCTTGTGCCATCCTAGCACTCTCATCTTTCATCTCCTGGATGTCCTGACTCACATCCTGGGTACCCCACAATCGTTGGAGGACTGGTCaaacaaaagataaagattaGGTGCTATTCCATCTTCATTTCCCCTCTAATACAGCTGGGCAAAAGCCACAGAGATGAGCTCTGGATATGGCTGATCAATTAGCATCTGTGCCTTAACCTGCTTCTCACGTCACTCTTTAGGGGCTGAAAGTTTCTGACTCAAGAGCAATCAGGGAAGTCTCCATTTGGGTTCTGAAGGGGCAAGGAAAGGAGAGGACCAAACAGATCCAATGCCCTAAACCACAACCCTAAAATTCCTACAGTCAAAGTGTGAAGGATACTCACTCTCCTTAgcattctcctcttcctttctgttaATGAGCAAAAATCTAGGGCTCTCGGGGCAAAATGGAAGGGCGGCGCTTTGCAGGACAGCTGGAATGATGGTGAAGCCCAAGAGCAGGGGCCAAAGCTCTTCAGTTCCCATGATGACTTTCAGACCGAAGATCTAGAAACCAGATCAATAGGATACTGTATAGctcattctttatatatatataagccaaaagttggtttaaaaaaaaagtcagaaaaaacaCATTTCAGCAAATCATCCATTTTTTTTACAGCAGGAAAAAAGTTTCTTTCTCTACCCTTCCTGCTTCTTTAGCTGTTTGTGAGCTACAATAAGAAAACTATCTGAAACTTACATATAGTTGAATAGATGCGGATATTCCTGAGCTTATctatgttaactcatttaatgagCCATGACTAAAACTCAAAGCATGAGTTCTAGAGTACCTGAGCTACCAGGATCCCGATGACGATGCCCAGCTGGTTAAGAGTGCCGAAGGCCCCCCGTAGGGCAGTGGGAGAGATCTCTCCAATGTACATGGGCACAAAACCTGTGCAGAGGCCGCAGAAGAGGCCAATAATCAATCGGCCCAGGATCAGCATTTCAACCGACTGCGCTATTTTGCAGAACCCCATAAGGCAGCCACCAGCAACAGCCAAGAGGTTGACCATAAGCATTGAATTGCGCCTGAAAGGTTAAATGAAGACAAGAGAAGTTAGCAAAATAGGCCTGGCCTgatctctttcctcctttccttatcTCTCTACCCTTCTCCAGGTTCACAGATCTTCTCTTGTGGTCTAACTTTTCCTCTTACTATTATCAGAACATCTCTGGCTGGGATAAGAGCAATGGTTTTTATACCTCTGTATGCATAAAACTCACCTAGAGAGCTTGTTTAAGTTGTCCACTAACTAACAGCATTAGCTTCCAATCtgcaagaaattaaaattgaCCCACTCCATCCCAATTTACTAAATCATTAAGTCTGACTCTGGGACAGAGGCCAGCAATCTGTTTCCAAAAGCCATCTGGGTGATTGGATTCTAGCTaaggtttgagaaccattggtaCTGGGCAATCCTGATACAGCTGGTCCCTGAACACATTCAAGAGAAATTTCTGGACCAGTGCTGATccttttatgcttcttttttttaaagattttatttattcatgagagacacacacagaggcagagacacaggcagagggaaaagcaggctccacgcagggagcctgacgtgggactcgatcccgggtctccaggatcaggccctgggctaaaggcggcgctaaaccgctgagccacccaggctgccctctttttatGCTTCTTACtgcattttattataatatagttGCTTGGATGCCCCCAACATACTAATGATGACTGATTTCagactaaagtttttttttttatgggcagAAAGTGGACAGCCTCAGCTCTCCTGGCTCCAGGCTAGCTTGTGGGGAGGCCATTTTGAATTAGTATTGATAGCCagtataaaataacaaattactGCATCTATGTGTTAAATGTGGGAGGCAAAGCCATCGAAACAGCTAACCGAAAATGGAAGTCAGAGATTAACACTGAAAATTTACTGCAGATGTTGGGAAAAACTAGAGCTTTAGCAACTCTCCCCTTGGGTGGTCTGCTGGAATTATCCAGGGAGTTCTAAAACCCTGGTACTTTTAAAAGCTCCCAGGGAGATCCTAAATATGCAGCCAAAGAGAGCCTACTGTTAAAGGGTAAAATTTCATCCCTCATTCTGTTTTTACCTTTCTCTGCATTCCTTTCCTGGGAGACCCCACTTCCTCTATTAGGttcttttgctaataaaataacaataggaAGAAAGTCACGGGGAGTTATGGGAAAGGCACATTAAAATTTCAATGACTTGGgacttggttgagcatctgcctttggctcagggtgtgatcccagtctggggaggaggagtttcactcacattgggctccctgcatggagcctgcttctccctctgcctgtgtttctgcctctctgtgtctctcatgaataaacaaaattaaaaaataaaataaaatttcagtgactTGAGTAGCCACATTGTGGCCttaaaaatgcaaacacacacacaaaaaaatgcaaacacaacAAACATCAAACATTATCAAATAAAATGggttgctttaatttttaatttttatttatttttaatttattttaaaaattttatttatttattcatgagaaacacagagatagaagcagaaacacaggcagagggagaggcaggctccatgcagggagcccgacgtgggactcgatccctggtctccaggaccacaccctgggctgaaggtggcgccaaaccactgagccacatggggtgcccgctttaattttttttttttaaagttaaattctACTTGTGTTTCCAGAACATCTAATTAGCAACTGAAATGATTTCTTCACCAGTTATAACTGAAAATATTCTACGATGTTTTATTAAGTCAGTGTGGAATGAGAAGATTCAATGTtagtaatggggaaaaaatgttagTAATTTGGCCATTATCCACATTTACCACAGGCCAAGGATTATAAAATGTTTCCTCCCAATCctgctttataaaataatgaaaacacttgCATGAAAtcccaaaattttaaagaaaagtaaacaacTCCTGACCTTGTAAATCAAGTACGTTTCTGGGAAATTCCATAGTACACTTTATTAGAGACTACTGAATTAGCTTCAGCTGGACTGCAAAGGCGACTCTCTTTAATGGACAGCATAGCTTCAAGCAGTCCTATTCAGTGCC
This region of Vulpes vulpes isolate BD-2025 chromosome 8, VulVul3, whole genome shotgun sequence genomic DNA includes:
- the LOC112917305 gene encoding solute carrier family 2, facilitated glucose transporter member 3 isoform X1, which codes for MESNKHDVTVSLIFAISIATIGSFQFGYNTGVINAPETIIKDFLNYTLEEKSENLPTEVLLTSLWSLSVAIFSVGGMIGSFSVGLFVNRFGRRNSMLMVNLLAVAGGCLMGFCKIAQSVEMLILGRLIIGLFCGLCTGFVPMYIGEISPTALRGAFGTLNQLGIVIGILVAQIFGLKVIMGTEELWPLLLGFTIIPAVLQSAALPFCPESPRFLLINRKEEENAKEILQRLWGTQDVSQDIQEMKDESARMAQEKQVTVLELFRSRSYRQPIIISIMLQLSQQLSGINAVFYYSTGIFKDAGVEEPIYATIGAGVVNTIFTVVSLFLVEKAGRRTLHMIGLGGMAVCSILMTISLLLKDNYNWMSFVCIGAILVFVAFFEIGPGPIPWFIVAELFSQGPRPAAMAVAGCSNWTSNFLVGLLFPSAAFYLGAYVFIIFTGFLIIFLVFTFFKVPETRGRTFEEITRAFEGQAQDANRAEKGPIVEMNSMQPVKETATV
- the LOC112917305 gene encoding solute carrier family 2, facilitated glucose transporter member 3 isoform X2, translated to MGTQKVTVSLIFAISIATIGSFQFGYNTGVINAPETIIKDFLNYTLEEKSENLPTEVLLTSLWSLSVAIFSVGGMIGSFSVGLFVNRFGRRNSMLMVNLLAVAGGCLMGFCKIAQSVEMLILGRLIIGLFCGLCTGFVPMYIGEISPTALRGAFGTLNQLGIVIGILVAQIFGLKVIMGTEELWPLLLGFTIIPAVLQSAALPFCPESPRFLLINRKEEENAKEILQRLWGTQDVSQDIQEMKDESARMAQEKQVTVLELFRSRSYRQPIIISIMLQLSQQLSGINAVFYYSTGIFKDAGVEEPIYATIGAGVVNTIFTVVSLFLVEKAGRRTLHMIGLGGMAVCSILMTISLLLKDNYNWMSFVCIGAILVFVAFFEIGPGPIPWFIVAELFSQGPRPAAMAVAGCSNWTSNFLVGLLFPSAAFYLGAYVFIIFTGFLIIFLVFTFFKVPETRGRTFEEITRAFEGQAQDANRAEKGPIVEMNSMQPVKETATV